One window from the genome of Paenibacillus azoreducens encodes:
- a CDS encoding FecCD family ABC transporter permease, which yields MSPEDWRKQKRDITVMISLGLLIVMAFVLSMNTGFIRLSPLDTLRTLFGGGTAKEELILFDFRLPRIVISVLIGAGLAVSGCIMQGISRNALADPGILGINAGAGLVVLLFVAIYPTTEAAPVFMLPILAWIGAGLTAALIFSLSYKRHKGLLPTRLLLTGIAVAAGISAATIVLTLRISPEKYQFVATWMAGSIWGTNWNFVLALLPFIAVLLPFVFCKARMMNVLNLGEANAIALGARVSREQIVLLMAAVGLAGSCVAVSGGIGFVGLIGPHVARRLVGPKHQVLLPTSALTGSLMVIVADMLGRLILQPSEIPVGIIVAIIGAPYFLYLLARPSS from the coding sequence GATTTATCCGACTTTCGCCGCTGGATACGCTCCGCACCTTGTTTGGAGGAGGAACAGCCAAGGAAGAATTGATTTTATTCGACTTCCGATTGCCGCGTATCGTCATTTCGGTTTTGATCGGGGCAGGATTAGCGGTGTCGGGATGCATTATGCAGGGAATTTCCCGCAATGCGCTTGCAGATCCTGGAATTCTCGGCATTAATGCCGGGGCAGGGCTGGTTGTACTACTATTCGTTGCAATCTATCCGACTACAGAAGCAGCACCGGTGTTTATGCTGCCCATATTGGCGTGGATCGGAGCGGGATTGACAGCTGCTCTTATATTTTCATTATCATACAAGCGTCATAAAGGCTTGCTGCCGACACGTCTGCTGCTAACCGGCATAGCCGTCGCTGCAGGCATCAGCGCTGCTACGATCGTGTTGACGCTTCGCATTAGTCCGGAAAAATACCAGTTTGTAGCGACCTGGATGGCAGGGAGTATCTGGGGGACAAACTGGAATTTTGTTCTGGCGCTGCTCCCGTTTATTGCGGTTTTGCTACCGTTCGTATTCTGCAAAGCGAGAATGATGAATGTGCTGAATCTGGGAGAGGCGAATGCGATCGCTTTGGGCGCACGTGTGTCCAGGGAACAGATTGTTCTGCTTATGGCAGCCGTTGGACTCGCAGGCTCCTGTGTTGCAGTTAGCGGCGGCATCGGTTTCGTCGGCCTGATCGGGCCGCATGTGGCCAGACGGCTCGTTGGTCCGAAACATCAAGTGCTGCTTCCGACTTCCGCACTAACCGGTTCGCTCATGGTCATTGTTGCCGATATGCTTGGCCGCTTGATTTTGCAGCCATCCGAAATCCCGGTGGGGATCATCGTGGCTATCATCGGAGCGCCATACTTTCTGTATTTGCTCGCCCGTCCATCTTCTTAG
- the xerS gene encoding tyrosine recombinase XerS, with product MNRVDDKCAELPWYVTEYIDSRKRKLSHTTLLNYCHDYLIFFDWLVAEKLAADHRKDIELSVLESLTVREVENFLSFLEYQLGNNKYTINRKLSALKSLFDYLQNKAETRDLKPYIQRNVMAKIDFNSIKESQETIANRIEGKILREDDFEKFRQFVAHDFGELKKSNKRMARFHEINRERDTAIVSLILGSGLRLSEVAGINVEDLDMNKGQVRVLRKGNKEQYVYFSQQALLDLESYLKIRETRYVPEKSENYLFIAAPIGRKGKSRRLTPRSIEKLIEKYAAAFGKPALTVHSLRHSFATRYHLENNDVPKLKNQLGHSSIQTTMIYTHLTDEEMRKAVNNMDK from the coding sequence ATGAACCGCGTGGATGACAAATGCGCCGAGCTTCCTTGGTATGTTACCGAATACATCGATAGCCGCAAACGAAAGCTGTCACACACCACGCTGTTGAATTACTGCCATGATTATCTGATCTTTTTCGATTGGCTTGTGGCAGAAAAACTGGCTGCTGATCATCGCAAAGACATCGAATTATCCGTACTTGAATCGCTGACCGTTCGCGAAGTGGAAAATTTCCTGTCATTTTTGGAATATCAGCTCGGCAACAACAAATATACGATCAACCGTAAACTGTCTGCATTAAAATCGCTGTTTGATTATTTGCAGAACAAGGCCGAAACCCGGGATCTAAAGCCGTATATACAGCGTAATGTCATGGCCAAGATCGACTTTAATTCCATTAAGGAAAGCCAGGAAACGATCGCTAATCGGATTGAAGGAAAAATTTTGCGTGAAGACGATTTTGAAAAGTTCCGCCAGTTTGTGGCTCATGATTTTGGTGAACTAAAGAAATCCAATAAACGCATGGCGCGATTTCATGAAATTAACCGCGAACGTGATACTGCGATTGTATCGCTGATACTTGGATCCGGACTGCGGTTATCCGAAGTAGCGGGAATTAATGTTGAGGATTTGGATATGAATAAAGGCCAGGTGCGCGTGCTGCGTAAAGGAAATAAGGAACAATATGTATATTTTAGCCAACAAGCGCTGTTGGACCTGGAGAGTTATTTGAAGATCCGGGAAACACGATATGTACCGGAAAAATCGGAAAATTATTTGTTTATAGCAGCGCCAATCGGCCGTAAAGGCAAAAGCCGGCGGCTGACGCCAAGATCAATTGAAAAGCTGATCGAAAAATACGCTGCAGCATTTGGCAAGCCGGCATTGACTGTGCATTCCTTGAGGCATTCTTTTGCGACTCGTTACCATCTGGAGAATAACGATGTGCCGAAGCTGAAGAATCAGCTGGGGCATTCGTCGATCCAGACGACGATGATCTATACGCATTTAACAGATGAAGAGATGAGAAAAGCCGTTAATAATATGGATAAATAA
- a CDS encoding NUDIX domain-containing protein, producing the protein MSIQRDAAGFVLFDELGRVLLVHRTYGEKKWGIPGGLQESGEPAWETAIRECKEEIGINISLSDVLLSGMYFRNNSYVFIFLGKWFGSPIPDGVEIDQIGFFPLDQLPSPISNFTIQRIKDAADYSGNVVMCKQETKNYKLK; encoded by the coding sequence TTGAGTATTCAGAGAGATGCAGCAGGGTTCGTTTTGTTTGATGAGCTTGGGCGAGTCCTGTTAGTACATCGGACATATGGTGAAAAAAAATGGGGAATTCCTGGTGGACTTCAAGAAAGCGGGGAACCTGCATGGGAAACTGCAATACGAGAATGTAAAGAGGAAATAGGCATTAATATTTCTTTATCAGATGTTTTATTATCAGGAATGTATTTTAGGAATAACTCATATGTATTTATTTTTTTAGGGAAATGGTTTGGTTCACCTATTCCAGATGGCGTAGAAATTGACCAAATTGGTTTCTTTCCGTTGGATCAACTGCCCTCACCTATATCAAATTTTACTATCCAACGAATTAAAGATGCCGCTGATTATTCTGGTAATGTTGTAATGTGCAAGCAAGAAACTAAAAACTATAAGTTAAAGTAA
- a CDS encoding NUDIX hydrolase: protein MINTNYARSRDSAGFVLFDDQDRVLLVHQTYGEKKWHIPGGIQEDTESAWDTALRECKEEINIDIDPAKIILSGMYFLPHRNAYVFIFKALEWHGTPIPDGIEIDEVRFFDVNELPTPIENFVVERIRDAKEMISPSVFFKNHHLNDFKIIK from the coding sequence GTGATCAACACAAACTATGCTCGATCAAGGGATTCAGCGGGGTTCGTTTTATTTGATGACCAAGACAGGGTTTTGCTTGTTCATCAAACTTACGGAGAAAAAAAGTGGCATATTCCTGGTGGTATTCAAGAGGATACAGAATCTGCTTGGGATACTGCGCTAAGAGAATGTAAGGAAGAAATAAATATTGATATTGATCCAGCAAAAATTATCTTAAGCGGAATGTATTTCTTACCACACAGAAATGCTTATGTCTTTATTTTTAAGGCCTTAGAGTGGCATGGCACTCCAATTCCTGATGGAATAGAAATTGATGAAGTTAGATTCTTTGATGTTAATGAATTGCCAACACCTATCGAGAATTTTGTAGTTGAACGAATAAGGGATGCTAAAGAAATGATCTCTCCTTCTGTTTTTTTTAAAAATCATCATTTGAATGATTTCAAGATCATAAAATAA
- a CDS encoding DUF3889 domain-containing protein: MRRSLLCFIVSMVLLTPCYVHAAPDYTKFGKIAMRETQKRYPNASIIDYLHMGRSVISPVQTEEKFRLWLRRRDQAEFGVYVSIIFNSKTEEVQSIQFNETDR, from the coding sequence ATGCGCCGTTCTTTACTTTGTTTTATCGTCTCAATGGTTCTGTTGACTCCTTGTTATGTTCATGCTGCCCCTGATTACACGAAGTTTGGGAAAATAGCCATGCGGGAAACGCAAAAACGTTACCCAAATGCATCCATCATCGATTATTTGCACATGGGTCGTTCAGTTATTTCACCGGTGCAGACAGAGGAGAAATTCAGGCTTTGGCTCCGTCGGAGAGATCAAGCAGAATTCGGCGTTTATGTTTCGATTATTTTCAACTCAAAAACCGAAGAGGTGCAATCAATACAATTTAACGAAACGGATAGATGA
- a CDS encoding nucleotidyltransferase domain-containing protein: MKEPMFGNQTESQLRVLCEISAICARIECIFWLRGGWAIDFLIGKVTRPHDDIDLITWIQNREQLEFALAEAGYEQTSVREQFRARQSDFRKGDVEITFGYITNTDDGSIIMNDLPEWVWRHDSLLPQSLILNGISAHVLSPRQLLEEKEIYKQIGREPRSKDEVSKKILHSIITELD; encoded by the coding sequence ATGAAAGAGCCAATGTTTGGAAATCAGACAGAGTCACAATTAAGGGTATTATGTGAAATCAGTGCAATTTGCGCAAGAATTGAATGCATATTCTGGTTGCGTGGTGGATGGGCAATCGATTTTTTAATCGGGAAAGTCACCCGTCCACATGACGATATAGACTTGATAACATGGATACAAAACAGAGAGCAGTTAGAATTCGCTCTTGCTGAAGCTGGTTATGAGCAAACGTCAGTGAGGGAACAGTTTCGTGCGAGGCAGTCTGATTTTCGTAAGGGTGACGTAGAAATTACATTTGGCTACATAACCAATACCGATGATGGAAGCATTATTATGAATGACTTACCAGAGTGGGTATGGCGACATGATTCGTTGTTACCACAAAGCCTCATATTAAACGGAATATCGGCACATGTCTTGAGCCCGAGGCAACTTTTGGAGGAAAAGGAGATTTACAAACAAATTGGTAGGGAACCTCGATCCAAGGACGAAGTTAGCAAGAAAATACTGCATAGTATAATAACAGAGTTAGATTGA
- a CDS encoding prolyl oligopeptidase family serine peptidase — protein sequence MFRNIDGNEWNNFLIRKSTLNPLPHIKNLLNRRLLLIHGKEDKTIRSYHTERFYNTLISGGSEANSQFLTVDGVGHGKVLRSKTWDYWTNWILN from the coding sequence GTGTTTCGAAATATAGATGGTAATGAATGGAATAACTTTTTAATCCGGAAGTCTACTCTAAATCCACTCCCCCATATTAAAAACCTACTCAATCGTAGGTTGCTTTTAATACATGGCAAGGAAGATAAAACTATTCGTTCTTATCATACCGAAAGGTTTTATAACACATTAATATCTGGTGGCAGTGAAGCTAATTCTCAATTCCTGACCGTTGATGGCGTTGGTCACGGGAAAGTACTTCGTTCAAAAACTTGGGATTATTGGACCAACTGGATATTGAACTAA
- a CDS encoding alpha/beta hydrolase yields the protein MGNGKFGPSTSIEGAIKGVELLSKGIAVDLATEKEVLWSINRIVLVGSSYGGGVAACALGLTELADSAVLFCSLLETTKQNEKSTEPESN from the coding sequence ATGGGAAATGGGAAATTTGGTCCATCTACATCCATAGAAGGTGCTATAAAGGGAGTGGAGCTTCTTTCAAAAGGCATAGCCGTAGATTTAGCAACTGAAAAAGAGGTGTTATGGTCAATTAATCGGATTGTATTAGTTGGTAGTAGTTATGGTGGCGGTGTAGCAGCATGCGCTCTTGGATTGACTGAATTAGCTGATTCTGCGGTTTTATTCTGTTCCTTGCTTGAAACAACAAAACAAAATGAAAAATCAACTGAACCTGAAAGCAACTAA
- a CDS encoding GNAT family N-acetyltransferase — translation MLKTVTNWHSNLGLDSYLVNRLTFEILERGEIPSYDVIASNIASQIVAHRLGYFPAWVSDWRCNFVGLEQ, via the coding sequence ATGCTAAAAACTGTGACAAATTGGCATAGCAATTTGGGATTGGATAGTTATCTTGTAAACAGGTTAACTTTTGAAATTTTGGAACGTGGTGAGATACCGAGTTATGACGTAATCGCAAGTAACATTGCTTCACAGATAGTAGCTCACCGATTAGGGTATTTTCCTGCGTGGGTGTCTGATTGGCGATGCAATTTTGTAGGACTTGAACAGTAA
- a CDS encoding DUF2971 domain-containing protein, translated as MMDPKDVLIKILNEKKLVGTDKKAFVAGNSKVICFQDLPLYSVSQNAYYEGVDLNAKPGYISYKENARYVPFGLLFTKKTLWDKGARPVIYEDKRSFLEKLDSSEHWRVVHMDLSNPADLKDFTHEREWRLKTDEFTFEYEDVYILLDESFSYRYFVKHASEEIQNKIRGIIMLHPVIF; from the coding sequence ATGATGGACCCCAAGGATGTGCTTATTAAAATCCTAAATGAAAAGAAGCTAGTCGGTACAGACAAAAAAGCCTTTGTCGCTGGGAATAGTAAGGTTATTTGTTTTCAGGATCTACCTTTGTACAGTGTATCACAAAACGCATATTATGAAGGTGTTGATCTAAACGCAAAGCCAGGATATATTTCATACAAAGAAAATGCCAGATACGTCCCATTTGGCCTGTTATTTACCAAGAAAACATTATGGGACAAGGGCGCAAGGCCAGTTATTTATGAAGACAAGAGGAGTTTTCTTGAAAAGCTTGACTCATCGGAACATTGGCGGGTTGTACATATGGATTTAAGTAACCCAGCCGATTTAAAGGATTTTACACATGAACGTGAATGGAGATTAAAGACAGACGAGTTCACCTTTGAGTATGAGGATGTATATATACTCTTAGATGAATCTTTTTCGTATCGATATTTCGTGAAACATGCCAGCGAAGAGATTCAGAATAAAATTAGAGGAATTATTATGCTGCACCCAGTTATTTTCTAA
- a CDS encoding TetR/AcrR family transcriptional regulator, with translation MSEEIKVIQSRIERRDAAENRQRILVAAHKLFEQNGVDQVSMNQIAAEAQIGPGTLYRRYANKGELCLDLIKDSVLRFFEDIEQYLLQHQQEPPDQRLKGILKIYMPFIEKKAQLLTGGKGSASAKRLPYQSQNPLYNKMHQIAVELFDEMATADHPSPNSIFKADMLLIAISIDSYFYQRDVRGYSPDEILEHLCSTFI, from the coding sequence ATGTCTGAGGAAATCAAGGTAATTCAGTCGCGAATTGAACGACGTGATGCCGCCGAGAATCGTCAACGAATATTGGTCGCAGCCCATAAACTTTTTGAGCAGAACGGCGTGGACCAGGTAAGTATGAACCAGATCGCAGCGGAAGCCCAGATAGGTCCGGGCACCCTATATCGTCGTTATGCCAATAAAGGTGAATTGTGTTTGGATTTAATAAAAGACAGTGTCCTTCGGTTCTTCGAAGATATTGAGCAGTATCTATTGCAGCATCAGCAAGAGCCGCCGGATCAACGGTTAAAAGGAATTCTCAAAATTTACATGCCTTTCATTGAGAAGAAAGCACAACTGTTAACAGGAGGCAAGGGATCCGCGTCAGCTAAGCGACTTCCGTATCAATCACAGAATCCGCTCTATAACAAAATGCATCAAATCGCAGTCGAGTTATTCGATGAGATGGCAACAGCGGATCATCCAAGCCCAAATAGTATATTTAAAGCAGATATGCTGCTGATCGCCATAAGTATTGATTCATATTTTTATCAAAGGGATGTTCGTGGCTATTCACCCGATGAAATTTTGGAACACCTTTGCTCAACATTCATTTAA
- a CDS encoding MFS transporter: MDSIAKPINEKALLALLLIASSLATMNVYMFNIAVPFIIKDLHLSTSESSLVTTLYAVVLAAGSGTYGKLTDRFSARSLILIGIALFTLGSLMGVFSSSFPAVVTARIIQAAGAAAIPSLAYVVPPKYFKPENRGKALSLVSTTYALMGGVAPVLSGFIIQLFGWHGLFVVSLLIVFIIPFVVKHFPTNVAQGEKFDVLGAILFSLAVGILVLGISLNPYLLIIAVLMLIAFSFHIRGKNAPFITISLLANKNYRNSLLSVFAGTSAYPAALFLLPLVLKQGGNLQASLIGIVMFPGALIGSLFGPYMGALSRKYNGRIIILAGHGFMILGALLMAVLQDMPIGIGIVMFIFALGYTTLVSSAANVVPSTLKKTEIGIGMGIFTLLSILGGAFGPSILSRFLSFNTNFTISFIIVIVMSVIGIFLILATRADHSQDDLNRHPANGLR; the protein is encoded by the coding sequence ATGGATTCTATCGCAAAACCTATAAACGAAAAAGCATTACTGGCCCTATTATTAATTGCCTCATCATTGGCCACGATGAATGTCTATATGTTCAATATTGCTGTTCCATTTATTATTAAAGACTTGCATCTGTCCACTTCCGAAAGCAGTCTGGTAACGACGCTGTATGCAGTTGTACTAGCAGCAGGTTCGGGTACGTATGGAAAGCTTACCGACCGTTTCTCTGCACGGTCATTAATACTAATAGGGATAGCCCTTTTCACTCTGGGTTCGCTAATGGGGGTTTTTTCGAGCTCTTTTCCGGCCGTTGTAACCGCAAGAATTATTCAAGCAGCTGGTGCTGCGGCTATTCCCTCCCTAGCGTATGTAGTTCCGCCTAAATATTTCAAACCCGAGAACAGAGGCAAAGCATTAAGCCTTGTGTCTACTACTTACGCGCTGATGGGTGGAGTAGCCCCGGTCCTCAGTGGATTTATTATTCAACTGTTTGGTTGGCACGGTCTTTTTGTTGTTTCTCTCTTGATCGTATTTATTATCCCATTTGTTGTGAAACACTTCCCTACTAATGTTGCACAAGGGGAGAAATTCGATGTCTTAGGAGCTATATTATTCTCCTTGGCAGTAGGCATTCTGGTACTAGGTATCAGCCTAAATCCTTATCTTTTAATAATTGCTGTCCTGATGCTTATTGCGTTTTCATTCCACATACGCGGGAAGAACGCACCTTTTATCACCATCTCTTTACTCGCTAACAAAAACTACAGAAATTCCTTGCTCTCTGTATTTGCAGGCACATCTGCATATCCGGCCGCTTTATTTTTATTGCCCTTGGTTCTAAAACAGGGCGGTAACTTGCAAGCAAGCCTGATCGGCATCGTCATGTTCCCAGGCGCACTGATTGGTTCGTTGTTCGGCCCTTACATGGGAGCACTTTCTCGCAAGTACAATGGCAGGATCATTATCCTAGCTGGTCATGGTTTTATGATTCTGGGAGCACTGCTTATGGCGGTTTTGCAAGACATGCCCATCGGCATTGGGATAGTCATGTTCATCTTTGCGCTCGGCTATACCACATTAGTATCATCCGCTGCCAATGTTGTGCCATCGACCTTGAAAAAGACGGAGATTGGTATCGGGATGGGAATCTTCACGCTTTTAAGTATTTTAGGAGGTGCATTTGGTCCTTCTATTTTAAGTCGATTTTTATCCTTCAATACTAACTTTACAATCTCCTTTATCATTGTCATCGTTATGTCAGTTATCGGCATTTTTCTAATACTCGCAACGCGAGCAGATCATTCCCAAGATGATCTGAACAGGCATCCGGCCAATGGCTTAAGGTGA
- a CDS encoding SDR family NAD(P)-dependent oxidoreductase, which translates to MIKYTYRNKLAVVTGASSGIGKAYANELAAQGCHVVLAARSKDKLDSMAKEINRQYGVQAYALACDLSKANASRQLAKQISELGLSVDILINNAGVGTYGRFEEIDPEREQEEIMLNTAALVDLTHRLLPDMLRRKDGVIVNVASMAAFMPCAYSAVYGATKAFVLSFSEALWAETRGRGVRVLALCPGATETGFFDAVGSEEMGAGQKLSTPEKVVQAGFRGIDQGRSYIIDGRNNYLMGQMIRFFSRRRVALFMERMSRPKRHG; encoded by the coding sequence TTGATCAAGTATACTTATCGTAACAAGCTAGCAGTAGTCACCGGTGCTTCATCCGGAATAGGGAAAGCGTATGCCAACGAACTGGCGGCACAAGGCTGTCATGTTGTTCTGGCAGCGCGCTCCAAGGACAAACTGGATTCAATGGCCAAGGAAATCAACCGCCAGTATGGCGTACAGGCTTATGCATTGGCTTGCGATTTGTCCAAAGCGAACGCCTCGCGCCAATTGGCCAAACAAATTTCCGAACTGGGCTTGTCCGTGGATATTCTCATCAACAACGCAGGCGTTGGCACCTATGGCCGTTTCGAAGAAATAGACCCGGAGCGCGAGCAGGAGGAGATCATGCTGAACACGGCTGCGTTAGTCGATCTTACGCATCGGTTGCTGCCCGATATGCTGAGGCGAAAGGACGGAGTCATCGTTAACGTGGCATCGATGGCCGCGTTCATGCCTTGTGCTTATTCAGCCGTTTATGGGGCTACCAAAGCATTTGTATTGTCCTTCTCCGAGGCGCTATGGGCGGAAACGCGCGGGAGAGGCGTTCGCGTGCTCGCACTGTGTCCAGGTGCAACCGAGACGGGGTTTTTCGATGCGGTCGGCAGTGAGGAAATGGGGGCGGGCCAAAAGCTCTCGACCCCGGAGAAGGTTGTACAGGCCGGATTTCGCGGGATTGATCAGGGACGCAGCTATATCATCGATGGCCGTAACAATTACCTTATGGGTCAAATGATTCGATTTTTTAGCAGGCGCAGGGTAGCCTTGTTCATGGAACGCATGTCAAGGCCAAAAAGACACGGATAG
- a CDS encoding helix-turn-helix domain-containing protein, producing the protein MNRSSSALGDFLKSRRERLQPSEAGIQPLPGRRRTPGLRREEVSYLANISVTYYAWLEQGKEVNPSPEVLLSISKALQLDEDEQKHLFDLANVDVASVVTVPNNGGPDTGVLQKIVNQLHYPSFITDEGTDVIVWNRAAELIVADFGSLPDNERNMMDIMFLKPDYRNRLVNWEGAARYSVAVLRAGFDLYKNNPLYMERFERLTRESVEFVHFWELYEIKQKRVATALFLVPDAQEMEFELHSAAVIDNDPGLHWCFFVPVPGSGTEERLLRLLEQDRQLP; encoded by the coding sequence ATGAATCGTTCCTCATCCGCATTGGGTGACTTCCTTAAATCGCGCAGAGAACGGTTGCAGCCTTCGGAGGCCGGGATTCAGCCGCTGCCCGGACGAAGACGCACTCCGGGACTTCGAAGAGAAGAAGTCTCTTATCTTGCCAATATAAGCGTGACTTACTATGCCTGGCTGGAGCAAGGCAAAGAGGTTAATCCTTCGCCGGAAGTGCTGCTAAGTATCAGCAAAGCGCTTCAGCTTGACGAAGACGAGCAGAAGCATCTATTCGATCTGGCCAATGTAGATGTGGCGAGCGTCGTCACAGTGCCAAATAACGGTGGGCCGGATACGGGAGTTCTGCAGAAAATCGTAAATCAACTGCATTATCCTTCTTTTATCACAGACGAAGGTACGGATGTTATCGTCTGGAATCGGGCGGCTGAACTGATCGTAGCCGATTTCGGCAGTCTGCCGGACAACGAACGGAATATGATGGACATTATGTTTTTAAAGCCTGATTACCGCAACAGACTGGTGAATTGGGAAGGAGCTGCCCGTTACTCTGTAGCCGTTCTGCGGGCAGGCTTCGATCTTTACAAGAACAACCCGTTATATATGGAACGGTTTGAACGCTTGACGCGGGAAAGCGTGGAGTTCGTACATTTCTGGGAGCTATATGAAATCAAACAAAAACGCGTAGCCACTGCTTTATTCCTTGTTCCTGACGCACAGGAGATGGAGTTCGAGCTCCATTCCGCGGCTGTAATCGATAATGACCCGGGACTGCACTGGTGTTTCTTTGTTCCGGTGCCCGGTTCAGGCACCGAGGAAAGATTATTGCGTTTACTTGAGCAGGACAGGCAGCTACCGTAG
- a CDS encoding SDR family oxidoreductase, whose amino-acid sequence MQTWFITGASGGLASRITRRLLDRGDRVAATVRKPGVLDDLQAQYGSGLWQANLDLTNPQQIAEVVERAFSELGTIDVFVNNAAYGLYGAVEEASDRQIEHQFMTNVLGSLRAARAVLPFFRKQGGGHIVQISSMAGYYSIPGMGLYCSSKWAVEGAFEALAKEVAPFNIKTTMVEPGGIRTNFITSNAVFGERMDEYRDTEAGRFVSLMKGELPGIDMGMFNQMVVGDPDKMAQQIIRRVDQGEGPIRMALGSDAYEQIRAALLDRLAALEAQKELAYSTDSVDVVKQF is encoded by the coding sequence ATGCAAACATGGTTCATTACAGGAGCGTCAGGAGGCTTGGCTTCACGTATAACTCGCCGGTTGCTTGATAGAGGGGACCGTGTAGCCGCAACGGTACGCAAGCCGGGGGTGCTGGATGATCTGCAGGCACAGTATGGCTCTGGGCTATGGCAGGCTAATTTAGATCTGACAAACCCTCAGCAAATTGCTGAAGTCGTGGAACGTGCATTTTCAGAACTGGGCACGATCGATGTGTTTGTCAATAATGCAGCCTATGGCTTGTATGGCGCAGTGGAAGAAGCAAGCGACAGGCAAATTGAGCATCAGTTTATGACCAATGTGCTTGGCTCCCTGCGTGCAGCGCGTGCAGTCCTGCCCTTTTTCCGCAAGCAGGGCGGCGGTCACATAGTACAGATTTCGAGTATGGCGGGTTATTATTCTATTCCGGGTATGGGACTGTATTGCTCTTCGAAATGGGCGGTCGAAGGAGCCTTTGAAGCGCTAGCTAAGGAAGTGGCTCCGTTCAATATTAAGACCACTATGGTGGAGCCCGGCGGAATCCGAACGAATTTCATTACAAGCAACGCCGTATTCGGCGAGCGGATGGACGAATACCGGGATACGGAGGCGGGCCGATTCGTTAGCCTGATGAAGGGAGAACTGCCTGGTATAGATATGGGCATGTTCAATCAAATGGTTGTCGGCGATCCGGATAAAATGGCGCAGCAGATTATCCGTCGTGTCGACCAGGGAGAGGGTCCGATACGTATGGCGTTGGGCAGTGACGCCTATGAGCAAATCCGGGCAGCCCTGCTAGACAGACTGGCCGCTCTGGAAGCACAGAAAGAGCTGGCTTACTCCACTGATTCAGTTGATGTGGTAAAACAATTTTAA